From the genome of Ignavibacteriales bacterium, one region includes:
- a CDS encoding PBP1A family penicillin-binding protein: protein MAKLKKKQNNNKKTKWIIWGSILFVFIALTIYTISGLPSLEELENPKPVLASRVFSADGELIGQFYIENRIETDIDSLPPYVLKALIATEDRNFYDHWGVDIPRFFKAMIKNLFSLSLREGASTITQQLTKNLYALKEGRENILDKAVRKVREWISAIQIEKTFTKKEIAELYLNVSYFGRSAYGIESASKVYFNKRAKDLTLPEAALFVALLKSSVNYDPVARYETSLLRRNQVMYNMVDTDMLSEEEYNRLKLQPIQLASERLSHVKSEAPHFLEYIRQQMTTLADKYGYDLYRDGLNIYTSLDMRMQRIANRSAKKHIAEYQILFDKNWNWDRNKSLLTNLVDRAIKDDPRYKIKITSDAKAKVYNKLKLDLSFVDSVKKIASKVEVGFVVLDPKTGLIKALVGGENQDFGRGLNHVTGIRRQPGSSFKPFVYATAIENGYFPATTVLNQTFNFNGWSPGNSGNDYSGYETLRWGLANSVNVIAGRLTISDMAPPFQVVKFAQRMGIKSHMDAYPSIALGTVEVTPLEMVSAMGTFVNSGVHIDPISILKIEDRNGIVLDEFVPESVQAISPQTSSIIVDMMTDVINYGTGAGVRRYFQYPAAGKTGTTQKFSDAWFVGVTPDLVAGAWVGFDDHRVKFTNWYGQGGRAALPIWAMFMEGAYKELKLPLKYFTLSDGVEMATFCRESMNLGDTKLATDACPETYTDLVDANKMPGYCEIHTGSGGRIIHENKQGDSQW from the coding sequence ATGGCTAAATTAAAAAAGAAACAAAATAACAATAAAAAAACTAAATGGATTATTTGGGGATCAATACTATTTGTGTTTATAGCTTTAACGATTTACACAATAAGCGGTTTACCTTCACTTGAAGAGCTTGAAAATCCAAAACCTGTGCTGGCAAGCAGAGTTTTTTCTGCGGATGGTGAATTGATAGGACAATTTTACATTGAGAATAGAATTGAAACCGACATTGATAGTTTGCCTCCTTATGTTCTTAAAGCTTTAATTGCAACAGAGGATCGAAATTTTTACGATCATTGGGGTGTAGATATACCGCGTTTCTTTAAAGCAATGATAAAAAATCTATTTTCACTTTCTTTGCGTGAAGGTGCAAGCACAATAACTCAACAGCTTACTAAAAATCTCTACGCACTAAAAGAGGGAAGAGAAAATATATTAGATAAGGCTGTTAGAAAAGTCCGTGAATGGATTTCCGCTATCCAGATCGAAAAAACATTTACCAAAAAAGAAATTGCAGAATTATATCTTAATGTTTCCTACTTTGGAAGAAGCGCTTATGGAATTGAATCTGCTTCAAAAGTTTACTTTAATAAGCGCGCAAAAGACTTAACATTGCCCGAAGCTGCATTATTTGTTGCACTTTTAAAATCTTCAGTCAACTACGATCCGGTTGCAAGATATGAAACCTCCTTGCTTCGAAGAAATCAAGTTATGTACAATATGGTTGATACTGATATGCTTAGTGAAGAGGAGTACAACAGATTAAAACTGCAGCCAATCCAACTTGCCTCTGAAAGATTAAGTCATGTAAAATCTGAGGCGCCGCATTTTCTTGAGTATATCCGCCAGCAGATGACAACTCTTGCGGATAAATATGGATACGATCTTTATCGAGATGGATTGAATATTTACACATCGCTTGATATGAGGATGCAGCGGATTGCAAATCGATCTGCTAAAAAGCATATTGCGGAATATCAGATCTTATTTGATAAAAATTGGAATTGGGATAGAAATAAAAGCTTGCTAACCAATCTTGTTGATAGAGCAATTAAGGATGATCCACGATATAAAATAAAAATAACAAGTGATGCGAAAGCTAAAGTTTACAATAAACTTAAATTAGATTTGAGTTTTGTTGATTCCGTAAAAAAAATTGCCTCTAAAGTTGAAGTTGGATTTGTGGTACTTGATCCAAAAACAGGATTAATCAAAGCACTTGTTGGTGGTGAGAATCAGGATTTTGGTAGAGGACTAAACCATGTAACCGGAATTAGGAGACAACCAGGCTCCTCGTTTAAACCATTTGTTTATGCAACTGCAATTGAGAATGGATATTTTCCTGCAACAACTGTCTTAAATCAAACATTTAATTTTAATGGTTGGTCTCCCGGAAATTCCGGTAATGATTATAGTGGATATGAAACATTGCGTTGGGGGTTAGCAAATTCTGTAAACGTAATCGCTGGAAGATTAACCATCAGTGATATGGCACCACCATTTCAAGTTGTAAAATTTGCGCAGAGGATGGGAATAAAATCTCACATGGATGCTTATCCATCAATTGCACTTGGAACAGTTGAGGTTACACCGCTCGAAATGGTTTCTGCAATGGGAACATTTGTTAATTCTGGCGTTCACATTGATCCTATTTCAATATTGAAAATTGAAGACAGAAATGGTATAGTACTTGATGAATTTGTACCGGAATCTGTACAGGCAATTTCTCCGCAAACATCTTCGATCATTGTGGATATGATGACAGATGTTATTAATTATGGAACAGGTGCCGGAGTAAGAAGATATTTCCAATATCCTGCAGCGGGAAAAACTGGGACAACACAAAAGTTTTCGGATGCATGGTTTGTTGGTGTTACTCCAGATTTAGTAGCCGGTGCTTGGGTTGGATTTGATGATCATAGAGTTAAGTTTACAAATTGGTACGGGCAGGGTGGTAGAGCTGCTTTGCCAATCTGGGCGATGTTTATGGAGGGTGCATATAAAGAATTAAAACTTCCATTAAAATATTTTACGCTATCTGATGGTGTAGAAATGGCAACATTCTGTAGAGAAAGTATGAATCTTGGTGATACGAAATTAGCAACGGATGCATGCCCCGAAACTTACACTGATTTAGTTGATGCAAACAAAATGCCCGGTTATTGTGAAATTCACACAGGCAGTGGTGGAAGGATAATCCATGAAAACAAACAAGGGGATAGCCAATGGTAA
- a CDS encoding UDP-2,3-diacylglucosamine diphosphatase, whose product MNKTYLFISDIHLGLQSKEIEDKKERMLVKFLEFAKENSDELFIAGDLFDYWFEYKRVYQKGNYRTLTALKNLTEGGIKIHYFIGNHDFFHKDFFEKEIGVNLYHEGKEFILNGKKFFIGHGDGLVINDMGYNILKKILRNKFTQWLYGLIHPNLGIAIASRTSKSSRDYTTKKDYGEEDGLFDAAKLKIDEGNDFVLFGHLHKRCFIDYNKGMYINLGSWIDNPCYGKFTDNFEIIDLN is encoded by the coding sequence GTGAATAAGACTTATCTTTTTATCTCCGACATACATCTTGGTCTTCAATCCAAAGAAATTGAGGATAAAAAAGAAAGAATGCTTGTAAAGTTTTTAGAGTTTGCTAAAGAAAATAGTGATGAACTTTTTATTGCAGGTGATCTTTTTGATTATTGGTTTGAATATAAAAGAGTTTATCAAAAAGGAAATTACAGAACTTTAACAGCTTTGAAGAATCTAACTGAAGGTGGAATTAAAATCCATTACTTTATTGGTAATCACGATTTTTTTCACAAAGATTTTTTTGAAAAAGAAATTGGTGTTAATCTTTATCACGAAGGAAAAGAATTTATATTAAACGGTAAAAAGTTTTTTATAGGACACGGAGATGGACTTGTGATAAATGATATGGGCTATAATATTTTGAAAAAGATTTTGCGAAATAAATTTACACAATGGCTCTACGGATTAATCCACCCAAATTTGGGAATTGCAATAGCTAGCAGAACAAGTAAATCGAGTCGTGATTATACAACTAAAAAAGATTACGGTGAAGAAGATGGTTTGTTTGATGCTGCAAAATTAAAGATTGATGAAGGTAATGATTTCGTTTTGTTCGGGCATTTGCACAAAAGATGTTTTATTGATTATAATAAAGGAATGTACATTAATTTGGGCTCATGGATTGACAACCCTTGCTACGGAAAATTTACAGACAATTTTGAAATTATAGATTTGAATTAA
- a CDS encoding M1 family metallopeptidase — MSDTKSVVSKIQKQVDMLHYDLKIDLNINDKILNGIATITAIKINNQSFDLLSSSNSKLEPELEVNLYDNMKVTSLKVNGIVTEYLRDKNKLYINPAVELKDTFKIEIIYYGTPKRSGFDGFVFGNVNGQSLVYNISEPIYASTWFPCDDDPADKALLDIEITNDSQFVSVSNGNLIDVEAKGAKKNYYYKTVYPISTYLIAVYSAPYKSYFDVYKGLDGKDSMRIEYYVMPEHFYEAKIDFAEHLDMMKTLSELFGEYPFIKEKYGVAEFLWNFGAMENQTITGMGYAFIGGNNFYRDTYVHELSHHWWGNSVGPKTWNDIWLNEGFATYSEALYAEAKNGKDALKSKMLSKFSDNFTGTLYAPKDLFGETVYDKGAWVLHMLRYEIGDSNFFNSLHKYYDLYKYSNASVEDFKTVCENVCQRDLDKFFDQWVYTGTNNIFCSYNFSCLDQENQKGCVVDIIQQPQEYKEFNFSLEIQFQFSDGTSTFEKVFINKIKNEFAFNLDKKVETILLDPDSKLLGTFEKSYTR, encoded by the coding sequence TTGTCTGATACCAAATCTGTTGTTAGCAAAATACAAAAGCAGGTTGATATGCTTCACTATGATCTAAAGATTGATCTAAACATCAATGATAAAATATTAAACGGCATTGCCACAATAACGGCTATTAAAATTAATAATCAATCTTTTGATTTATTATCCTCATCCAATTCTAAACTTGAACCGGAACTTGAGGTCAATCTATATGACAACATGAAGGTAACAAGTCTTAAAGTGAATGGCATCGTCACGGAATATTTAAGAGATAAAAATAAATTATACATTAATCCAGCAGTTGAGCTAAAAGATACTTTTAAAATTGAAATTATTTACTACGGAACTCCTAAAAGAAGCGGATTTGATGGATTTGTGTTTGGGAATGTAAATGGTCAATCACTTGTTTATAATATAAGTGAGCCGATTTACGCATCAACTTGGTTTCCTTGCGATGATGATCCTGCAGATAAAGCTTTGCTCGATATTGAAATTACAAACGATTCCCAATTTGTATCGGTATCAAATGGTAATCTTATTGATGTTGAAGCAAAAGGAGCTAAAAAAAACTATTATTATAAAACTGTTTATCCAATCTCAACATATCTTATCGCAGTTTACTCGGCGCCGTACAAATCTTATTTTGATGTGTACAAAGGACTTGACGGAAAAGATTCAATGAGAATAGAGTATTATGTTATGCCTGAGCATTTTTATGAAGCAAAAATCGATTTTGCTGAACATTTAGATATGATGAAAACACTTTCAGAACTTTTTGGTGAGTATCCTTTTATAAAAGAAAAATATGGTGTTGCAGAATTTCTTTGGAATTTTGGAGCGATGGAAAATCAAACTATAACCGGAATGGGATATGCATTTATAGGTGGTAATAATTTTTATAGAGATACTTACGTTCACGAACTTTCTCATCATTGGTGGGGAAACTCTGTTGGACCCAAAACTTGGAATGACATCTGGCTTAATGAAGGATTTGCAACATATTCAGAAGCTTTATATGCTGAAGCCAAAAACGGAAAGGACGCTTTAAAATCTAAGATGTTAAGCAAGTTTAGTGATAATTTTACTGGAACACTTTACGCTCCAAAAGATCTTTTTGGAGAAACAGTCTATGATAAAGGCGCCTGGGTGTTACATATGTTAAGATATGAAATAGGGGATAGTAATTTCTTTAATTCGCTCCATAAGTATTATGATCTCTATAAATATTCTAACGCTTCTGTAGAAGATTTTAAAACCGTTTGCGAAAATGTTTGTCAAAGAGATTTAGATAAATTTTTTGATCAATGGGTTTATACTGGAACCAATAACATTTTTTGCTCTTATAATTTTTCGTGCTTGGATCAAGAAAATCAAAAGGGGTGCGTTGTTGATATTATTCAACAACCGCAAGAATATAAAGAATTTAATTTCTCATTAGAAATTCAATTTCAGTTTAGCGATGGAACATCCACATTTGAAAAAGTTTTTATTAATAAAATCAAAAATGAGTTTGCATTTAATTTAGATAAAAAAGTTGAGACAATTTTACTTGATCCGGATTCTAAATTATTGGGAACATTTGAAAAATCTTATACTCGTTAA
- the glgC gene encoding glucose-1-phosphate adenylyltransferase, with protein sequence MISPGSSILRDTVTVIMAGGQGERLHPLTAVRSKPAVPFGGKYRIIDFALSNCLNSGFRRVYVLTQYKSDSLNMHLYEAWSIFNPELGEFIYSVPPQRKLNNEWYLGTANAIHQNLNLFSDKKAKWVLILGGDHIYKMDYLKFLDNHIDQSADLSIACIEVPKDEANRFGIVGVDDKYNVESFIEKPANPPQIPDKPGFSFVNMGIYVFNANVLREVLLEMESKKIKNHDFGLHVIPYMVQSKLKVIAYRFQDENKKTLPYWKDIGTLDSYYAANMDLISVIPDFNLYDPDWPLRTYQYQYPPAKTVSHEGERVGRTLNSLVCDGTIVSGGLVERSLLGSNVKVNSYSYITDSIIMNNVVIGRHARIRRTIIDKNVVIPEGYEVGFDPEGDRKKFTMTETGIVVIAKNTVLPE encoded by the coding sequence ATGATTTCGCCTGGTTCTTCGATTTTGAGAGATACAGTTACTGTAATAATGGCTGGTGGTCAAGGTGAAAGACTTCATCCCTTGACCGCTGTAAGAAGTAAACCTGCTGTTCCCTTCGGTGGTAAATACCGAATTATTGATTTTGCACTTTCAAATTGCCTTAACTCAGGTTTTAGAAGAGTTTATGTGCTTACCCAATATAAATCTGATTCCCTAAATATGCACCTTTACGAAGCGTGGAGTATATTCAATCCAGAGCTTGGTGAATTTATATATTCTGTCCCACCACAAAGAAAATTAAATAACGAATGGTATCTTGGCACTGCAAATGCAATTCATCAAAACTTAAATTTATTTTCTGATAAAAAAGCGAAATGGGTTTTAATTCTTGGCGGTGATCACATCTATAAAATGGATTATCTAAAATTTCTTGATAACCATATAGATCAATCGGCTGATCTTTCAATCGCATGTATTGAAGTTCCAAAAGATGAAGCAAACAGATTTGGTATAGTTGGTGTTGATGATAAATACAATGTCGAATCTTTTATAGAAAAACCTGCTAACCCACCACAGATTCCGGATAAACCGGGGTTCTCATTTGTTAACATGGGTATTTATGTTTTTAACGCTAATGTTTTAAGAGAAGTTTTATTGGAGATGGAATCTAAAAAAATTAAGAATCATGATTTTGGTCTACACGTAATTCCATATATGGTTCAATCAAAATTAAAAGTTATTGCATACCGATTTCAAGATGAAAATAAAAAAACGCTTCCTTACTGGAAAGATATTGGAACTCTTGATAGTTACTATGCAGCAAATATGGATTTGATAAGTGTTATTCCTGATTTTAATCTATACGATCCTGATTGGCCGTTAAGAACATATCAATATCAATATCCGCCCGCAAAAACAGTTTCACATGAAGGCGAAAGAGTTGGTAGAACTTTAAACTCCTTGGTTTGCGATGGCACTATTGTATCGGGAGGTTTGGTTGAAAGATCATTACTCGGATCAAACGTTAAGGTAAACAGTTATTCCTATATTACAGATTCTATAATAATGAATAACGTGGTTATAGGACGACACGCAAGAATTAGAAGAACAATCATAGATAAAAATGTTGTTATTCCTGAAGGATACGAAGTTGGCTTTGATCCTGAAGGCGACAGGAAAAAATTTACAATGACCGAAACCGGTATCGTTGTAATAGCTAAGAATACTGTTTTGCCAGAGTAA
- a CDS encoding excinuclease ABC subunit C, translating to MNSKLETNLKNLPSLTGVYQFINKSGNVIYVGKAKNLKNRVRSYFQENPGSAKTVAMVSKIDDLQLVVTDSELEALILESNLIKELKPRYNVNLKDDKSFPFIKVTNELFPRIYPTRKVFNDGSKYFGPYTDVRSMRGSLKMINQIFKIRSCKLDLTEKNIADKKFKVCLDYHIKKCDGPCENLVSAQEYNEMVDEVVKLLKGKTDDLIKDLKTRMQTAVENLEYEKAAELRDKIDQLNSISSRQKIVNDDAEDRDIFAIAFEAKDSTCAVFNIRSGKLIGKKQLKLAIEEGEELANIYSAAIKFYYSDQVEIPREVIVEIPPEDAEALAEWLKMKSNRKVKIFVPQRGDLKSLVKMCKENAILQLKEIQLQKMKNLGNVSYSVSALQRDLRLKILPRKIECFDISNLQGTDTVASMVVFEDGKPKKSLYRKFIIKSVEGPDDFSSMREVIERRYTRLKEEKQPLPDLIMVDGGKGQLSSAVEILDNLGFTNYNIIGLAKRLEEVFLPGNSDSELIPKTSSGLKLLQQVRDEAHRFAITFHRVRRSKRTIKSELTDIKGIGTETANLLLEKLGSLEVIKKSTQQELEKIVGKKKTAILFNYFKA from the coding sequence ATGAATTCTAAATTAGAAACTAATTTAAAAAACTTACCATCATTAACCGGAGTTTACCAGTTTATAAATAAAAGTGGAAATGTTATTTATGTAGGTAAAGCTAAGAATTTAAAAAACCGAGTGAGAAGTTATTTTCAAGAAAATCCGGGATCAGCTAAAACTGTGGCGATGGTTAGCAAAATAGATGACTTACAGCTTGTTGTAACCGATAGTGAGCTTGAAGCATTGATTCTTGAAAGTAATCTAATCAAAGAGTTAAAACCAAGATACAATGTAAATCTTAAAGACGATAAGTCTTTTCCGTTTATAAAAGTAACCAATGAACTGTTTCCTAGAATTTATCCTACCAGAAAAGTTTTTAACGATGGCTCAAAATATTTTGGTCCTTATACGGATGTAAGAAGTATGCGCGGTTCTTTAAAAATGATAAATCAGATATTCAAAATCCGTAGCTGCAAATTAGATCTTACCGAAAAGAATATTGCTGATAAAAAATTTAAAGTCTGTTTGGATTATCATATAAAAAAATGCGATGGACCGTGCGAAAATCTTGTAAGTGCACAAGAATACAATGAAATGGTTGATGAGGTTGTAAAACTTTTGAAAGGCAAAACTGATGATCTCATAAAAGATTTAAAAACACGAATGCAAACTGCGGTAGAAAATCTTGAGTATGAAAAAGCGGCAGAACTTCGAGATAAAATTGATCAGTTAAATTCAATTTCATCCAGACAAAAAATTGTTAATGATGATGCTGAAGATAGAGATATTTTTGCCATCGCTTTTGAAGCTAAAGATTCCACTTGTGCAGTGTTTAATATTAGATCAGGAAAACTGATTGGCAAAAAGCAACTTAAACTTGCAATTGAAGAAGGTGAAGAATTAGCAAACATATATTCAGCCGCAATTAAGTTTTATTATAGTGATCAAGTAGAAATTCCACGAGAAGTAATTGTTGAAATTCCGCCAGAAGATGCTGAAGCCCTTGCAGAATGGCTTAAGATGAAATCAAATAGAAAAGTTAAAATTTTTGTACCACAACGCGGCGATTTAAAATCATTAGTAAAAATGTGCAAAGAAAATGCAATACTTCAACTAAAAGAGATACAATTACAAAAGATGAAAAATCTTGGCAACGTCTCTTATTCCGTTTCTGCATTGCAAAGAGATTTAAGATTAAAAATTCTTCCAAGAAAAATTGAATGTTTTGATATTTCTAATTTACAGGGAACAGACACTGTCGCAAGTATGGTTGTGTTTGAAGATGGCAAACCTAAAAAGAGTCTTTATAGAAAATTTATAATTAAGTCTGTTGAAGGCCCTGATGATTTTTCCAGTATGCGAGAAGTTATCGAACGAAGATATACCAGATTAAAGGAAGAAAAACAGCCCTTGCCGGATTTAATTATGGTTGATGGCGGAAAAGGACAGCTTTCCAGTGCAGTTGAGATTTTAGATAATCTTGGATTCACTAATTACAACATTATAGGTCTTGCAAAAAGATTAGAAGAAGTTTTTTTACCAGGTAATTCTGATTCTGAATTAATTCCCAAAACATCTTCGGGGTTAAAGTTACTTCAACAGGTTCGAGATGAAGCGCATAGATTTGCGATAACATTTCATCGTGTAAGAAGAAGCAAGCGTACAATAAAATCTGAACTGACTGATATAAAAGGAATTGGAACTGAAACAGCAAACCTATTACTGGAAAAGCTTGGCAGTTTAGAAGTAATAAAAAAATCTACTCAACAAGAACTTGAAAAAATTGTGGGTAAAAAAAAAACTGCAATACTTTTTAATTATTTTAAGGCTTAA
- a CDS encoding histidine phosphatase family protein: MNLYLVRHSIAENVSINKKDFDRELTNEGKIVIKKTSDAWKSYIENLDVVLSSPLIRAAQTAEIIAKNLQEKSNLVKDNLLSTGSRTADLIEILNTLDYKNILVVGHQPDLSIHINNFCGTGSFNLSFPPASLAKIEFENSIKYSKGRLIYFIPPIIHI, translated from the coding sequence ATGAATCTTTACTTAGTAAGACACAGCATTGCTGAAAATGTTTCCATCAATAAAAAAGATTTTGACCGCGAATTAACTAATGAAGGAAAGATTGTTATTAAAAAAACGTCGGATGCTTGGAAAAGTTATATTGAAAATCTTGATGTAGTTTTAAGTTCACCATTAATCCGTGCTGCTCAAACTGCCGAAATTATTGCTAAAAATCTTCAGGAAAAATCAAACTTAGTTAAAGATAATCTTCTTAGCACCGGAAGCAGAACTGCAGACCTAATCGAAATTTTAAACACTCTTGATTATAAAAACATTTTAGTGGTAGGTCATCAACCAGATTTATCAATACATATAAATAATTTTTGTGGAACCGGAAGTTTCAATCTTTCATTTCCACCAGCTTCACTTGCAAAGATTGAATTTGAAAACAGCATCAAATACAGCAAAGGAAGATTGATTTACTTTATTCCTCCGATAATTCATATTTAA
- a CDS encoding site-specific DNA-methyltransferase — protein MSQLKKRAPLNRTINISDDEIQFYNDKKIILKSKAAFYDVCCKVINQDLFDVIDFLPDNFVDLLFLDPPYNLNKKFSSIDFKEMTMDDYENWLDQWLSKLIRTLKPNSSIYFCCDWKTSIPAYNVLKKYFIIRNRITWEREKGRGSRDNWKNSYEDIWYCTLSDVFTFNIDDVKLKRMVRAPYKTIEGVPKDWQSENGKNFRITHPSNLWTDISIPFWSMPENTDHPTQKPEKLLAKIILASTHENDLVFDPFLGSGTAIVTAKKLNRNYCGIEIDEVFASLTLKRLDLADIEKSIQGYEDGVFWERNSLQLQKKKK, from the coding sequence ATGTCCCAATTAAAAAAAAGAGCGCCACTAAATAGGACAATCAATATCAGTGATGATGAAATCCAATTTTACAATGACAAAAAGATAATCCTAAAGTCTAAAGCCGCATTTTATGATGTCTGCTGCAAAGTTATTAATCAGGATTTGTTTGATGTTATTGATTTTTTACCGGATAATTTTGTCGATTTACTTTTTCTTGATCCACCTTATAACCTAAATAAAAAATTCTCTTCGATTGATTTTAAAGAAATGACAATGGATGATTATGAAAATTGGTTAGATCAATGGCTTTCAAAATTAATCAGAACATTAAAACCCAACTCTTCAATTTATTTTTGCTGTGATTGGAAAACTTCTATTCCAGCTTACAATGTGTTAAAAAAATATTTTATTATCCGAAATAGAATAACATGGGAACGCGAAAAGGGCAGAGGGTCAAGAGATAATTGGAAAAATTCTTACGAAGATATTTGGTATTGTACATTGAGTGATGTATTTACTTTCAATATTGATGATGTTAAACTTAAACGAATGGTTAGAGCGCCTTATAAAACCATTGAAGGTGTTCCAAAAGATTGGCAATCTGAAAATGGTAAGAATTTTAGGATAACTCATCCATCAAATTTATGGACTGACATCTCAATACCGTTCTGGTCGATGCCGGAAAACACTGATCATCCAACACAAAAACCAGAAAAGCTCTTAGCAAAGATTATACTTGCAAGTACACACGAAAATGATTTAGTGTTTGATCCGTTTCTTGGTTCCGGGACAGCAATCGTTACAGCAAAAAAACTCAACCGTAATTATTGTGGAATTGAGATTGATGAAGTATTCGCCTCACTAACTTTAAAGAGATTAGATTTAGCCGATATAGAAAAATCAATTCAAGGTTATGAAGATGGAGTTTTTTGGGAAAGAAATAGTTTGCAGTTGCAGAAGAAGAAAAAGTGA